One Rhinopithecus roxellana isolate Shanxi Qingling chromosome 7, ASM756505v1, whole genome shotgun sequence DNA segment encodes these proteins:
- the CYSLTR1 gene encoding cysteinyl leukotriene receptor 1 — protein sequence MDETGNLTVSSATCHDTIDDFRNQVYSTLYSMISVVGFFGNGFVLYVLIKTYHEKSAFQVYMINLAVADLLCVCTLPLRVVYYVHKGIWFFGDFLCRLSTYALYVNLYCSIFFMTAMSFFRCIAIVFPVQNINLVTQKKARFVCIGIWIFVILTSSPFLMAKPQKDEKNNTKCFEPPQDNQTKNHVLVLHYVSLFVGFIIPFVIIIVCYTMIILTLLKKSMKKNLPSRKKAVGMIVVVTAAFLVSFMPYHIQRTIHLHFLHNETKPCDSVLRMQKSVVITLSLAASNCCFDPLLYFFSGGNFRKRLSTFRKHSLSSMTYVPRKKASLPEKGEEICKV from the coding sequence ATGGATGAAACCGGAAATCTGACAGTATCTTCTGCCACATGCCACGACACTATTGATGACTTCCGCAATCAAGTGTATTCCACCTTGTACTCTATGATCTCTGTTGTAGGCTTCTTTGGCAATGGCTTTGTGCTCTATGTCCTCATAAAAACCTATCATGAGaagtcagccttccaagtataCATGATTAATTTAGCAGTAGCAGATCTACTTTGTGTGTGCACACTGCCTCTCCGTGTGGTCTATTATGTTCACAAAGGCATTTGGTTCTTTGGTGACTTCTTATGCCGCCTCAGCACCTATGCTTTGTATGTCAACCTCTATTGTAGCATCTTCTTTATGACAGCCATGAGCTTTTTCCGGTGCATTGCAATTGTTTTTCCAGTCCAGAACATTAATTTGGTTACTCAGAAAAAAGCCAGGTTTGTGTGTATAGGTATTTGGATTTTTGTGATTTTGACCAGTTCTCCATTTCTAATGGCCAAACcacaaaaagatgagaaaaataataccaaGTGTTTTGAGCCCCCACAAGACAATCAAACTAAAAATCATGTTTTGGTCTTGCATTATGTGTCATTGTTTGTTGGCTTTATCATCCCTTTTGTTATTATAATTGTCTGTTACACAATGATCATTTTGACCTtactaaaaaaatcaatgaaaaaaaatctgccaagTCGTAAAAAGGCTGTAGGAATGATCGTGGTCGTGACCGCTGCCTTTTTAGTCAGTTTCATGCCATATCATATTCAACGTACCATTCACCTTCATTTTTTACACAATGAAACTAAACCCTGTGATTCTGTCCTTAGAATGCAGAAGTCCGTGGTCATAACCTTGTCTCTGGCTGCATCAAATTGTTGCTTTGACCCTCTCCTATATTTCTTTTCTGGAGGTAACTTTAGGAAAAGGCTGTCTACATTTAGAAAGCATTCTTTGTCCAGCATGACTTATGTACCCAGAAAGAAGGCCTCTTTgccagaaaaaggagaagaaatatgtAAAGTGTAG